The Candidatus Nitrosymbiomonas proteolyticus genome has a segment encoding these proteins:
- a CDS encoding peptidase S8: protein MTHLLAAAWLAMGAMTPTDSDLLRVQQSGKASVLSLGRADAFHVTSAKVESPYAIRLPGSDTLVASWTERSGRSANAYFAISQDGASVDRVAEQQTTIETLYGSFDPSQAQAPVHPSLKAKSGAQTYFVQFVTQPLEEYRQEIRQAGGTIWTYFPHQAYVVRMDAAAKSLVEAMPFVRAVAAFDPGLKLSPELSSALVSGKLPTQRYYISVFKWGPDHKAAVALQIELLGGKVHPTEDPGYLMQATLDAAQLRAVLSMDEVCFVDPWSPPQDDMNVVRQVGGANFLQTTLGFTGQGVRGEVMDGNVLSTHADFQLNPILFHSSGSGSMTHGTPTTGIVFGTGTANPTGRGMLPAGQPIFAGYQTFGNRFTHTQQLLSGPYYACFQSNSWGSTLTTLYNSVSQEMDDILFRNDITIFQSQSNTGNQSSRPQAWAKNIISVGGVYHLGTESRTDDRWNGGASIGPASDGRIKPDLAFFYDQIYCPYSTNSTSYTSSFGGTSAATPMTAGYAGLFFQMWHNGIFGNPATGATVFDNRPKAPLVKAMLANRAYRYAFSGTTADLSRYKQGWGTADVTNIYNARNKMMLINERDALMNLQTKTYRVWVPAGEPEFVASMAYLDPPQVPNATIHRINDLSLKVTAPNGSVYWGNNGLTAGNVSTVGGSANTRDTLECVIVPSPQSGVWTVQVIASEINQDARLESPEVDADFALVVTGVQYSMAPENVVQYAGSTQSGSASDLPTSNNSYWRMRGGSEFNDMTPVAAVRFENTVPGGSLSELRIRVEARTAQSGVTGALHLFGGQNDSIRSFPLGAVGSSDAQVEVVVTTDLAQLIHADGKIRGIVVWRRASSFFDVFVDQVRFEMQP from the coding sequence ATGACGCATCTGCTTGCCGCCGCGTGGCTGGCAATGGGCGCGATGACGCCCACGGACTCGGATCTCTTGCGCGTTCAGCAATCGGGCAAAGCCTCGGTTTTGTCGCTCGGCCGCGCCGACGCCTTTCATGTGACATCCGCTAAGGTGGAGTCGCCCTACGCAATTCGGCTTCCAGGGAGCGACACTCTGGTCGCAAGCTGGACGGAGCGTTCGGGGCGGTCTGCCAACGCTTATTTCGCCATCAGCCAGGACGGCGCGAGCGTCGATCGGGTCGCCGAGCAACAGACCACGATCGAGACCCTTTACGGCTCGTTCGATCCGTCCCAGGCTCAAGCGCCGGTCCATCCGTCGCTCAAAGCGAAGAGCGGAGCCCAAACGTACTTCGTTCAATTCGTCACTCAACCTTTGGAAGAGTATCGACAGGAGATTCGGCAGGCCGGAGGAACGATCTGGACGTACTTCCCCCATCAGGCCTACGTCGTTCGAATGGACGCGGCGGCTAAGTCCCTCGTCGAGGCGATGCCCTTCGTTCGGGCCGTAGCGGCCTTCGACCCTGGGCTGAAGCTCTCGCCCGAGCTTTCGTCAGCGTTGGTTTCCGGCAAGTTGCCTACCCAGCGCTATTACATTTCGGTGTTCAAATGGGGACCCGACCACAAGGCTGCGGTCGCGCTCCAGATCGAACTTCTCGGTGGAAAGGTACACCCGACCGAAGACCCCGGGTACCTCATGCAGGCGACGCTCGACGCGGCGCAACTGCGCGCGGTGCTCAGCATGGATGAGGTTTGCTTCGTCGACCCCTGGAGCCCGCCCCAAGACGACATGAACGTCGTTCGGCAGGTCGGCGGCGCGAACTTCCTTCAAACGACGCTCGGGTTTACGGGTCAGGGCGTTCGCGGCGAGGTCATGGACGGCAACGTTCTATCGACGCACGCAGATTTCCAGCTCAACCCGATCCTCTTTCACTCGTCGGGCTCCGGTTCCATGACGCACGGCACCCCCACGACCGGCATCGTCTTCGGCACGGGGACCGCCAATCCGACGGGACGTGGGATGTTGCCCGCGGGCCAGCCGATCTTCGCGGGGTACCAAACCTTCGGAAACCGTTTCACGCATACGCAGCAGCTCCTTTCGGGCCCCTATTACGCTTGCTTCCAATCCAATAGTTGGGGCAGCACGCTGACGACTCTGTACAACTCCGTTTCCCAAGAGATGGATGATATTCTGTTCCGGAACGACATCACGATCTTCCAATCGCAGAGCAACACCGGAAACCAGAGCTCCCGGCCTCAAGCCTGGGCCAAGAACATCATCTCCGTTGGAGGCGTCTACCACCTCGGCACCGAATCTCGCACCGACGACCGGTGGAATGGCGGCGCGAGCATCGGTCCGGCCAGCGACGGACGCATCAAACCTGATTTGGCGTTTTTCTACGACCAGATCTATTGCCCGTACTCGACCAACAGCACTTCCTACACTTCGAGCTTTGGAGGAACGAGCGCCGCGACGCCGATGACGGCGGGGTATGCAGGACTGTTCTTCCAGATGTGGCATAACGGCATCTTTGGGAACCCGGCGACCGGAGCCACCGTGTTCGACAACCGGCCCAAGGCGCCGCTCGTGAAGGCGATGCTCGCCAACCGAGCGTACCGCTATGCGTTTTCGGGAACGACCGCTGACCTCTCGCGCTACAAGCAGGGTTGGGGGACCGCGGACGTCACCAACATCTACAACGCTCGCAACAAGATGATGCTGATCAACGAGCGAGACGCCCTGATGAACCTGCAGACCAAGACTTACAGGGTGTGGGTGCCGGCGGGTGAACCCGAGTTCGTCGCTTCGATGGCGTACCTCGATCCGCCTCAGGTCCCCAATGCCACGATCCATCGGATCAACGATCTGAGCCTGAAAGTCACAGCGCCCAACGGCTCGGTGTATTGGGGCAACAACGGGCTGACGGCAGGAAACGTTTCGACGGTCGGAGGGTCAGCCAACACCCGCGACACGCTCGAATGCGTCATCGTTCCGAGCCCCCAAAGCGGAGTCTGGACTGTCCAGGTGATCGCCTCAGAGATCAACCAAGACGCCCGACTCGAAAGCCCGGAGGTCGACGCGGACTTTGCCCTCGTCGTGACCGGTGTCCAATACTCGATGGCGCCGGAAAACGTCGTCCAATACGCGGGAAGCACCCAGAGCGGGTCGGCTTCTGACTTGCCCACCAGCAATAACAGCTACTGGCGGATGCGGGGCGGGAGCGAGTTCAACGACATGACGCCGGTCGCAGCGGTCAGGTTCGAGAACACCGTACCTGGCGGCTCGCTCTCCGAACTCCGGATTCGGGTCGAAGCTAGGACGGCGCAGTCGGGTGTCACGGGGGCGCTGCACCTCTTCGGAGGTCAGAACGACTCGATTCGGTCCTTCCCTCTGGGCGCGGTCGGCTCCTCAGATGCGCAGGTTGAAGTCGTAGTCACGACAGACCTCGCGCAATTGATTCACGCTGACGGCAAGATCCGCGGCATCGTCGTCTGGAGGCGCGCGAGCAGCTTCTTCGACGTGTTCGTCGATCAAGTTCGGTTCGAAATGCAGCCGTAA
- a CDS encoding carboxypeptidase A2 translates to MPQVPFDKYIRYEELTRALEAYRDEFPDWVELGTIGKSHEGREIWIVTLTNRATGTPAEKPAFWCDGNIHASEVSACTAILRLIHTLCTEYGSIPDVTHALDTRTFYLVPRLNPDGAEWALETPPRIIRSSTRPYPYEEDDYYGIEKKDLDGDGRVLSMRVQDPNGAWRVCAADPRLMVRRGPTEREGTFYRLLPEGLLHNWDGMTIRQRKVKEGLDMNRNFPSAWRLEHEQYGAGPFPTSEPEIRAAVSAICERPNICGAVTFHTFSGVHLRPPSRMPDDDIPAEDLWTYQKLGEKGKEMTGYPAISNYHEFRYHPKEVITGVFDDWMYEHRGVYAWTTEIWSPQRQAGITDYKYIDWFREHPEDDDLKLIKWSDDKLEGKGHVDWKEFEHPQLGKVEIGGWDFAFAFRNPPPQFLESEVKPLGDWVIWQALCSPKLELRETRVEAIDGSTARVRVAVQNTGWLPTNVSRIAADRKLCRGVVAEIRCAGHEESGEGAASPEWLISGLLRSESGQLVGRNHISASGFGGASNPTDDVAVFEWVLRAGNAYEVRISHERAGAIQVKLDLEAQ, encoded by the coding sequence ATGCCTCAAGTCCCCTTCGACAAGTACATTCGCTACGAGGAACTGACGCGCGCTCTGGAAGCCTATCGCGACGAATTTCCTGATTGGGTCGAACTCGGAACGATCGGGAAATCCCATGAGGGCCGCGAAATCTGGATCGTGACGCTGACCAACCGCGCAACCGGGACCCCTGCTGAAAAGCCCGCCTTCTGGTGCGACGGAAACATCCATGCGTCCGAGGTCAGCGCTTGCACGGCCATCCTCCGCCTCATCCATACGCTCTGCACAGAATACGGCTCGATCCCGGACGTCACCCACGCGCTCGACACGAGAACGTTTTACTTGGTGCCCAGGCTCAATCCCGACGGCGCGGAATGGGCCCTCGAAACCCCGCCGCGAATCATTCGCTCTTCGACCCGGCCATATCCTTACGAAGAGGACGACTATTACGGCATCGAAAAGAAGGACTTGGACGGGGACGGTAGGGTGCTGTCGATGCGGGTGCAGGACCCGAACGGCGCGTGGAGGGTCTGCGCGGCAGACCCCAGACTGATGGTTCGCCGAGGCCCGACCGAGCGCGAGGGAACGTTCTATCGACTTCTTCCCGAAGGGCTGCTCCACAACTGGGACGGAATGACGATCCGGCAGAGGAAAGTCAAGGAGGGTCTGGACATGAACCGGAACTTCCCCAGCGCGTGGCGGTTGGAGCATGAACAGTACGGCGCGGGACCCTTCCCGACCAGCGAACCCGAAATCCGGGCCGCCGTGTCGGCCATCTGCGAACGGCCCAACATCTGCGGAGCCGTTACGTTTCATACCTTTAGTGGGGTTCATCTGAGGCCCCCGAGTCGAATGCCCGACGACGATATCCCCGCTGAGGACCTCTGGACGTACCAGAAGCTGGGCGAAAAGGGCAAAGAGATGACCGGCTATCCCGCGATCAGCAACTACCACGAGTTTCGGTACCACCCAAAGGAAGTGATCACCGGAGTGTTCGACGATTGGATGTACGAACACCGCGGGGTCTATGCTTGGACGACCGAAATCTGGTCGCCTCAACGCCAAGCGGGCATCACCGACTACAAGTACATCGATTGGTTCCGGGAACACCCCGAAGACGATGACCTGAAACTCATCAAGTGGTCCGACGACAAGCTGGAGGGCAAGGGCCATGTCGATTGGAAGGAGTTCGAACACCCCCAACTCGGCAAGGTCGAAATCGGGGGCTGGGACTTCGCGTTTGCCTTTCGGAACCCGCCGCCCCAGTTCCTCGAAAGCGAAGTGAAGCCGTTGGGGGACTGGGTGATTTGGCAGGCGCTTTGCTCGCCCAAGCTGGAGTTGCGGGAGACGCGGGTCGAGGCCATTGACGGTTCGACCGCGCGAGTTCGAGTCGCCGTCCAAAACACCGGGTGGCTCCCCACGAACGTATCGAGAATCGCGGCCGATCGCAAGCTCTGCAGAGGCGTGGTCGCCGAGATTCGGTGCGCCGGACACGAGGAATCGGGCGAGGGAGCGGCCTCTCCTGAATGGCTCATCAGCGGGCTCCTTCGATCCGAAAGCGGGCAACTCGTGGGGCGCAATCACATTTCGGCCAGCGGTTTCGGAGGCGCGAGCAACCCCACGGACGATGTAGCGGTTTTCGAGTGGGTCTTGCGCGCAGGGAACGCCTATGAGGTTCGGATCAGCCACGAAAGGGCGGGCGCAATTCAAGTCAAACTTGACTTAGAAGCCCAGTAA
- a CDS encoding riboflavin biosynthesis protein RibD: MAERPSWDDYFMQIAHLVKTRATCPRRQVGAVIVRERRILATGYNGAPRGLQHCPDGGPEHDWPRGCMKAGHCIRSLHAEQNALLQAAMIGIACQGATMYVTCQPCNTCAKMIINAGIERVIYEGDYPDDFSLELFRESKLQVHVFSEGQLKDVDLVVR; the protein is encoded by the coding sequence ATGGCGGAGCGCCCGAGTTGGGACGACTACTTTATGCAGATCGCGCACCTGGTCAAGACCAGGGCGACGTGCCCCAGGCGGCAGGTCGGTGCGGTCATCGTTCGTGAAAGACGAATCCTCGCCACAGGATATAACGGCGCGCCGCGAGGGCTGCAACACTGCCCGGACGGCGGTCCCGAGCATGACTGGCCTCGGGGCTGCATGAAAGCTGGGCACTGCATTCGGTCACTCCACGCCGAGCAGAACGCCCTCCTGCAAGCTGCGATGATCGGGATTGCGTGCCAAGGCGCGACGATGTACGTTACTTGCCAGCCGTGCAACACCTGCGCGAAGATGATCATCAATGCGGGCATCGAGCGGGTGATCTATGAAGGCGACTATCCGGATGACTTCTCGCTGGAGTTGTTCCGCGAGTCCAAGCTTCAGGTCCATGTGTTCAGCGAAGGTCAATTGAAGGACGTCGATCTGGTGGTTCGATGA